One genomic window of Halobellus limi includes the following:
- the pan1 gene encoding proteasome-activating nucleotidase Pan1 gives MTDTVDDVELPYDEEAASQQEKIQALRERLDILESQNEEMRDKLLDANAENNKYQQKLERLTHENKKLKQSPLFVATVQELTDDGVVIKQHGNNQEALTEVTDEMREDLEPDARVAVNNSLSVVKRLDNETDVRARVMQVDHSPDVTYQDIGGLEEQMQEVRETVEMPLDSPEMFEKVGIQPPSGVLLYGPPGTGKTMLAKAVANETDATFIKMAGSELVHKFIGEGAKLVRDLFEVARENEPAVLFIDEIDAIASKRTDSKTSGDAEVQRTMMQLLSEMDGFDERGDVRIIAATNRFDMLDEAILRPGRFDRLIEVPKPGHEGRAIIFKIHTRDMNVADDVDFEQLAELTDDASGADIKAICTEAGMFAIRDDRTEIAMADFVEAWEKIQAETVDEGTASRAFA, from the coding sequence ATGACTGACACTGTGGACGACGTCGAGCTCCCGTACGACGAGGAGGCGGCGTCGCAGCAGGAGAAGATCCAAGCGCTCAGAGAGCGTCTGGATATTCTCGAGTCCCAAAACGAGGAGATGCGGGACAAACTTCTGGACGCGAACGCCGAAAACAACAAGTACCAGCAGAAGCTCGAGCGGCTGACCCACGAGAACAAGAAGCTCAAGCAGTCGCCGCTGTTCGTCGCGACGGTGCAGGAACTCACCGACGACGGCGTCGTGATCAAACAGCACGGCAACAACCAGGAGGCGCTCACCGAAGTGACAGACGAGATGCGCGAGGACCTCGAACCGGACGCGCGCGTCGCGGTCAACAACTCGCTGTCGGTGGTCAAGCGCCTCGACAACGAGACCGACGTCCGCGCCCGGGTGATGCAGGTCGATCACAGTCCGGACGTGACCTATCAAGACATCGGCGGCCTCGAAGAGCAGATGCAGGAGGTCCGAGAGACCGTCGAGATGCCGCTCGACTCTCCCGAGATGTTCGAGAAGGTGGGGATCCAGCCGCCGTCGGGCGTCCTCCTGTATGGGCCCCCGGGGACGGGTAAGACGATGCTCGCGAAGGCCGTCGCCAACGAGACCGACGCCACCTTCATCAAGATGGCCGGCTCCGAACTCGTCCACAAGTTCATCGGCGAGGGCGCGAAGCTCGTTCGCGACCTCTTCGAGGTCGCCCGCGAGAACGAGCCGGCGGTCCTCTTCATCGACGAGATCGACGCCATCGCCTCCAAGCGGACGGACTCGAAGACCTCCGGCGACGCCGAGGTCCAGCGGACGATGATGCAGCTCCTCTCGGAGATGGACGGCTTCGACGAGCGCGGCGACGTCCGCATCATCGCCGCGACGAACCGCTTCGACATGCTCGACGAGGCCATCCTCCGCCCCGGCCGCTTCGACCGCCTCATCGAGGTCCCCAAGCCCGGCCACGAGGGCCGTGCGATCATCTTCAAGATCCACACCCGCGACATGAACGTCGCCGACGACGTCGACTTCGAGCAGTTGGCCGAACTGACCGACGACGCCTCCGGCGCCGACATCAAGGCGATCTGTACGGAAGCCGGGATGTTCGCCATCCGCGACGACCGCACCGAGATCGCGATGGCGGACTTCGTCGAGGCCTGGGAGAAGATCCAGGCCGAGACCGTCGACGAGGGAACCGCGAGCCGCGCGTTCGCCTGA
- a CDS encoding DUF7331 family protein, whose amino-acid sequence MVDPADSERTDRSPAAPARVGEASGLAEVESYDVDGGVVFYDPENPLAWVEASRTVTLTEHC is encoded by the coding sequence ATGGTCGACCCTGCAGACTCCGAGCGGACGGATCGGTCGCCAGCCGCGCCGGCGCGGGTGGGCGAAGCGAGCGGACTCGCGGAGGTCGAGTCCTACGACGTCGACGGCGGGGTCGTGTTCTACGATCCGGAGAACCCGCTCGCGTGGGTCGAAGCCTCCCGGACGGTGACGCTCACGGAGCACTGCTGA
- the rad50 gene encoding DNA double-strand break repair ATPase Rad50 has product MRFERIRLRNFKPYADADLDLRDGVTVIHGLNGSGKSSLLEACFFALYGARALDETLDDVVTTGEDEAEVSLRFAHAGETYQITRELRRSGDRMSTTTCTLEGPDVAVDGATDVRAFVTDLLRMDAEAFVNCAYVRQGEVNKLINATPTERQDTIDDLLQLGKLEEYRERAAQARLGVEDVRSEKQGALSKLDAQIEAKEDANLHARLNDLETELSEVDSEIERFEENEARAEETLADAEEVIEAYEETKARLDDLDDDIADLRETIRADESEREDLRDEIVEARDRIDELESDLDAAVAETGLDEVASDASASEGPLDAGDVDAEAIEDRRQALDAEEETVREELREARQRETMLSNQAEKLAERAEEFRERTDDARERADEAESTAADAEARVDEREAELDDVDDEIEALRERFDGAPVDVGEASDHRESIQEALREARERIATTQAELASARDRLEEAETLREEGKCPECGQPVEDSPHVDAIGEHEAEVETLEADLDDLREAESELEADLETAESLAEAETRLGNLREKRSLIESSIEDARETASERRAEAESLREQAAEFDDQAEEKREAAAAQSEAAEEAAERVAALEDELDAVEAARERLDRVETLHSEIDKAESEIDRLRERRESIAERNDERREYLQEKRERREELAEAVDEERIETAKENRAEAEAYLENVAEKLAELREKRDALQNDIGGVKSELSELESLREDRDRLAERVADLDSLHEEISTLESTYSSLRAELRRRNVETLERMLNETFDLVYGNDAYSRIRLDDEYELTVFQKDGTALDPEQLSGGERALFNLSLRCAIYRLLAEGIEGSAPMPPLILDEPTVFLDSGHVSRLVDLVEEMRRLGVAQILIVSHDDDLVAAADDLVTVEKDPTSNRSSVDRVADASLAAIESSADD; this is encoded by the coding sequence ATGCGCTTCGAGCGAATCCGGCTGCGGAACTTCAAGCCGTACGCGGACGCGGATCTCGATCTCCGCGACGGCGTCACCGTCATCCACGGACTGAACGGCAGCGGCAAGTCCTCGCTGCTCGAAGCCTGCTTCTTCGCGCTGTACGGCGCTCGCGCGCTCGACGAGACGCTCGACGACGTGGTGACGACCGGCGAGGACGAGGCCGAGGTGTCGCTGCGGTTCGCCCACGCGGGCGAGACGTACCAGATCACGCGCGAACTGCGGCGCTCCGGCGACAGAATGAGCACGACGACCTGCACGCTCGAAGGCCCCGACGTCGCGGTCGACGGCGCGACCGACGTCCGGGCGTTCGTCACCGACCTCCTCCGGATGGACGCGGAGGCGTTCGTCAACTGCGCGTACGTCCGCCAGGGCGAGGTGAACAAGCTCATCAACGCGACGCCGACCGAGCGGCAGGACACCATCGACGACCTCCTCCAGTTGGGGAAGCTAGAGGAGTACCGCGAGCGGGCCGCTCAGGCGCGCCTCGGCGTCGAGGACGTCCGCTCGGAGAAGCAGGGCGCGCTCTCGAAGCTCGACGCGCAGATCGAGGCCAAGGAGGACGCGAACCTCCACGCGCGGCTGAACGATCTGGAGACGGAGCTTTCCGAGGTCGATTCCGAGATCGAGCGCTTCGAGGAGAACGAGGCGCGCGCCGAGGAGACGCTCGCCGACGCCGAGGAAGTCATCGAGGCCTACGAGGAGACGAAGGCGAGACTCGACGACCTCGACGACGACATCGCGGACCTCCGCGAGACGATCCGGGCGGACGAATCCGAGCGCGAGGACCTCCGAGACGAGATCGTCGAGGCCCGCGATCGGATCGACGAGCTGGAGTCCGATCTCGACGCCGCGGTCGCGGAGACCGGTCTCGACGAGGTCGCGAGCGACGCGTCGGCGTCTGAGGGACCTCTCGACGCCGGCGACGTCGACGCCGAGGCGATCGAGGACCGGCGGCAGGCGCTCGACGCGGAGGAGGAGACGGTCCGCGAAGAGCTACGGGAGGCCCGACAGCGCGAGACGATGCTGTCGAACCAGGCCGAGAAGCTGGCAGAACGCGCCGAGGAGTTCCGAGAGCGTACCGACGACGCGCGAGAACGCGCCGACGAGGCCGAGTCGACCGCCGCGGACGCCGAAGCCCGCGTCGACGAGCGGGAAGCGGAACTGGACGACGTCGACGACGAGATCGAAGCGCTCCGCGAGCGGTTCGACGGGGCACCCGTCGACGTCGGCGAGGCGAGCGACCACCGCGAGTCGATACAGGAGGCGCTCAGGGAGGCGCGCGAGCGGATCGCGACCACGCAGGCGGAGCTGGCGTCGGCCCGCGACCGACTCGAAGAGGCCGAAACGCTGCGCGAGGAGGGCAAGTGCCCGGAGTGCGGCCAGCCGGTCGAGGACTCACCGCACGTCGACGCCATCGGTGAACACGAAGCGGAGGTCGAGACGCTCGAAGCCGACCTCGACGACCTCCGCGAGGCGGAGAGCGAACTCGAAGCGGACCTGGAGACGGCCGAGTCGCTGGCCGAGGCGGAGACGCGCCTTGGGAACCTCCGGGAGAAGCGATCGCTGATCGAGAGCAGCATCGAGGACGCCCGGGAAACCGCCAGCGAACGCCGCGCGGAGGCCGAATCGCTCCGCGAGCAGGCGGCCGAGTTCGACGATCAGGCCGAAGAGAAGCGCGAGGCCGCGGCGGCGCAGTCGGAGGCGGCCGAGGAGGCCGCAGAGCGAGTCGCCGCGCTCGAAGACGAACTCGACGCCGTCGAGGCGGCACGCGAGCGACTCGACCGGGTCGAGACGCTGCACTCGGAGATCGACAAGGCGGAGTCCGAGATCGACCGGCTCCGAGAGCGCCGCGAGTCGATCGCGGAGCGGAACGACGAACGCCGCGAGTACCTCCAGGAGAAGCGCGAGCGGCGCGAGGAACTCGCCGAGGCGGTCGACGAGGAGCGCATCGAGACGGCGAAGGAGAACAGGGCCGAGGCCGAAGCGTACCTGGAGAACGTCGCCGAGAAACTCGCCGAACTCCGCGAGAAGCGCGACGCCCTCCAGAACGACATCGGCGGCGTCAAAAGCGAGCTCTCGGAGCTCGAATCGCTGCGGGAAGACCGGGACCGACTCGCCGAGCGGGTCGCGGACCTCGACTCCCTGCACGAGGAGATCTCGACGCTCGAATCGACGTACAGTTCCCTCCGCGCGGAGCTCCGACGGCGGAACGTCGAGACGCTCGAACGGATGCTCAACGAGACGTTCGACCTCGTCTACGGCAACGACGCCTACTCGCGGATCCGCCTCGACGACGAGTACGAACTGACGGTCTTCCAGAAGGACGGCACCGCGCTCGATCCCGAACAGCTCTCCGGCGGCGAGCGCGCGCTGTTCAACCTCTCGCTGCGGTGTGCGATCTACCGGCTCCTCGCGGAGGGGATCGAGGGGTCCGCGCCGATGCCCCCGCTCATCCTCGACGAGCCGACGGTGTTCCTGGATTCGGGGCACGTCTCACGGCTCGTCGACCTCGTCGAGGAGATGCGCCGCCTCGGGGTCGCACAGATCCTCATCGTGAGCCACGACGACGACCTCGTCGCCGCCGCGGACGACCTCGTGACCGTCGAGAAGGACCCGACGAGCAACCGCTCGTCGGTCGACCGCGTCGCCGACGCGTCGCTCGCGGCGATCGAGTCGAGCGCCGACGACTGA
- the mre11 gene encoding DNA double-strand break repair protein Mre11 has product MTRVIHTGDTHLGYQQYHSPARREDFLDAFEQVIDDAVSADVDAVVHAGDLFHDRRPELRDLLGTIRVLRRLSEANIPFLAVVGNHESTRGGQWLDLFENLGLGERLGAEPRTVGDTAFYGLDHVPKSRRADLDYDFEPHDAAHAALVSHGLFTPFAHADWETETVLAESNVDFDAVLLGDNHAPGIETVDGAWVTYCGSTERASAAEEDARGYNLVTFGGTGDGAEGEPPQAADGDLPPVDIRRRTLDTRPFVFVSVELAESEGAERVHEQLRQRDVEGAVVVVEVTGGGDPVTPASIEESLTERGALVARVTDRREQETDAEFDVSFADPDDAVEERVRELGLSSAALDVDETIRASKTADSNVREAVEERVSDLLETDRDAFSPAPDASDADDTEGDIDDGTEDDDVDDGIEDDVDDDTEDDEFGDDTESVDGAAAGDVDVGDVGADDTGDSDDTAGTDDVGDDSTGDAGTTDGQVTMGDF; this is encoded by the coding sequence ATGACACGGGTGATTCACACCGGCGACACCCACCTCGGGTACCAGCAGTATCACTCGCCGGCGCGCCGCGAGGACTTCCTCGACGCGTTCGAGCAGGTGATCGACGACGCCGTCTCGGCCGACGTCGACGCCGTCGTCCACGCGGGCGACCTGTTCCACGACCGGCGGCCGGAGCTCCGGGACCTGCTGGGGACGATCCGGGTCCTCCGCCGGCTCAGCGAGGCGAACATCCCGTTTCTCGCGGTCGTCGGTAACCACGAGTCGACCCGCGGCGGCCAGTGGCTCGACCTCTTCGAGAACCTGGGGCTCGGCGAGCGCCTCGGCGCGGAGCCCCGGACCGTCGGCGACACGGCGTTTTACGGGCTCGACCACGTGCCGAAGTCACGGCGGGCCGACCTCGACTACGACTTCGAACCGCACGACGCCGCCCACGCCGCGCTCGTGAGCCACGGACTCTTCACCCCCTTCGCCCACGCCGACTGGGAGACCGAGACCGTTCTGGCGGAGTCGAACGTCGACTTCGACGCGGTGCTCCTCGGCGACAACCACGCCCCCGGCATCGAGACCGTCGACGGGGCGTGGGTGACCTACTGCGGGTCGACCGAGCGCGCCAGCGCCGCCGAGGAGGACGCGCGCGGGTACAACCTCGTGACGTTCGGCGGCACCGGTGACGGTGCGGAGGGCGAACCCCCACAGGCCGCCGACGGCGACCTTCCCCCCGTCGACATCCGACGGCGGACGCTCGACACGCGCCCGTTCGTCTTCGTCTCGGTCGAACTGGCCGAGAGCGAGGGCGCAGAACGGGTCCACGAGCAACTCCGCCAGCGCGACGTCGAGGGCGCCGTCGTCGTCGTCGAAGTAACCGGCGGGGGCGACCCGGTGACGCCCGCGTCGATCGAGGAGTCGCTCACGGAGCGCGGGGCGCTCGTCGCCCGCGTCACCGACCGCCGCGAGCAGGAGACCGACGCCGAGTTCGACGTCTCCTTCGCCGACCCCGACGACGCCGTCGAGGAACGCGTCCGCGAGCTGGGACTCTCCTCGGCCGCCCTCGACGTCGACGAGACGATCCGCGCGAGCAAGACCGCCGACTCGAACGTCCGCGAGGCCGTCGAAGAGCGGGTGTCGGACCTCTTAGAAACCGACCGCGACGCGTTCTCACCGGCGCCCGACGCTTCGGACGCCGACGATACCGAGGGCGACATAGATGACGGCACCGAGGACGACGACGTTGACGACGGCATCGAGGATGATGTGGACGACGACACCGAAGACGACGAGTTCGGCGACGACACCGAGAGCGTCGATGGTGCCGCCGCCGGCGATGTCGACGTCGGCGATGTTGGCGCCGACGATACCGGCGACAGCGACGACACCGCCGGGACCGATGACGTCGGCGACGACTCGACGGGAGACGCGGGGACCACCGACGGGCAAGTCACGATGGGGGACTTCTAG
- a CDS encoding DUF7321 family protein: protein MVSDSTIATVAALMVTSSLPFYLYGAWIMIDAETVSWDVLVYHLKFIVPGLVLNTIPVVTWMLPRLLDQLGGVIVLHAILGLQAYALLVLALTGIVRILQVKRDADLYENPEQDVDLDDLHPDMGAWRGRLRVGVFGYVIFWFLAWLLGLYQYLGRYVLG, encoded by the coding sequence ATGGTATCCGATTCGACCATCGCGACGGTCGCCGCGCTGATGGTCACCTCGAGCCTGCCGTTCTACCTCTACGGGGCGTGGATCATGATCGACGCCGAGACGGTCAGTTGGGACGTCCTCGTCTATCACCTGAAGTTCATCGTCCCCGGACTCGTGCTCAACACGATCCCGGTCGTGACGTGGATGCTCCCGCGGCTGCTCGATCAACTCGGCGGCGTGATCGTCCTCCACGCGATCCTCGGACTGCAGGCGTACGCGCTCTTGGTGCTCGCGCTGACCGGCATCGTCCGCATCCTCCAGGTCAAACGCGACGCCGACCTCTATGAGAACCCCGAGCAGGACGTCGACCTCGACGACCTCCACCCGGACATGGGCGCCTGGCGGGGACGGCTCCGCGTCGGCGTCTTCGGCTACGTCATCTTCTGGTTCCTCGCGTGGCTGCTCGGGCTGTATCAGTATCTCGGCCGGTACGTGCTCGGATGA
- a CDS encoding DUF7322 domain-containing protein — MPSDFDEWPDEPEEPDPEARWGAPEDDLVSVPAVEIPGEDADEADAGVEVDGDLAKFFWATVVYANVALAGISIGLLLVAFRGQWGWGGGAIAVGLFALYRTYDLYRTYKEEVADGDGETVDGGGESADNK; from the coding sequence GTGCCGAGTGACTTCGACGAGTGGCCCGACGAACCCGAGGAGCCGGATCCCGAGGCGCGCTGGGGCGCGCCCGAGGACGACCTCGTCTCGGTCCCCGCGGTCGAGATCCCCGGCGAGGACGCCGACGAGGCGGACGCGGGCGTCGAGGTCGACGGCGACCTCGCGAAGTTCTTCTGGGCCACCGTCGTCTACGCGAACGTCGCGCTCGCGGGGATCAGCATCGGCCTCCTGCTCGTCGCCTTCCGGGGTCAGTGGGGGTGGGGCGGCGGTGCCATCGCGGTCGGTCTGTTCGCGCTCTACCGGACGTACGACCTCTATCGGACCTACAAGGAGGAGGTCGCCGACGGCGACGGCGAAACGGTCGATGGCGGCGGGGAGTCGGCCGACAATAAATAA
- a CDS encoding MarR family transcriptional regulator — protein sequence MSATQALAPEEESTDRWDPVREMPPSAKLVAKVLDYNETLTQSQLAEETLLPPRTVRYAISRLEDAGVVDSRFSFTDARKRLYTLDL from the coding sequence ATGAGCGCTACCCAGGCACTCGCGCCCGAAGAGGAGTCGACCGACCGCTGGGACCCGGTCCGCGAGATGCCCCCGAGTGCGAAACTCGTCGCGAAGGTCCTCGACTACAACGAGACGCTGACGCAGAGCCAACTCGCCGAGGAGACGCTCCTTCCGCCCCGGACCGTCCGATACGCGATCTCCCGCCTCGAAGACGCCGGCGTCGTCGACTCGCGGTTCTCGTTCACCGACGCCAGAAAGCGGCTGTACACCCTCGATCTGTAG
- a CDS encoding DUF7319 domain-containing protein has protein sequence MTESSEEPNAVDRRADPGDADDAADAADPAGGAAHSESATATDAPDSESADLEALRREVEETYDFDDFGPEDMAEMSLEEWEAAFDPGTWIVGEELLDRVEHELKARVAIREIFAIVERVSDGEEYVVAYSDEGYAVVYADGSVEGEGTVLRDVKPTVALCSMESYELMDAPADASLPEPEEVVEGSGEFGNLMLQVVAGAQIVVGLGLLIAWIALPSLSTVVAPIAALGFLVIGFFLFLVVANARLSDRFRTEEFRNRLRALEAADAPRPDGAADRKPAAGVVDDAGDGTEASDVAPPDDSSDDDARSSQTGGTGDEEVDT, from the coding sequence ATGACCGAGTCCTCGGAGGAGCCGAACGCGGTGGACCGCCGCGCGGACCCGGGCGATGCCGACGACGCGGCCGACGCTGCCGACCCGGCGGGCGGGGCGGCCCACTCGGAGTCGGCGACCGCGACCGACGCCCCGGACTCCGAGTCCGCCGACCTCGAAGCGCTTCGCCGAGAGGTCGAAGAGACCTACGACTTCGACGACTTCGGTCCCGAGGACATGGCGGAGATGAGCCTCGAAGAGTGGGAGGCCGCCTTCGATCCCGGGACGTGGATCGTCGGCGAGGAACTCCTCGACCGGGTGGAACACGAACTGAAGGCGCGGGTCGCGATCCGCGAGATCTTCGCGATCGTCGAACGCGTCAGCGACGGCGAAGAGTACGTGGTCGCCTACTCCGACGAGGGCTACGCGGTGGTGTACGCCGACGGGAGCGTCGAAGGCGAGGGCACCGTTCTGCGCGACGTCAAGCCGACCGTCGCGCTCTGCTCGATGGAGAGTTACGAACTGATGGACGCGCCGGCGGACGCGTCGCTGCCGGAACCGGAGGAGGTCGTCGAGGGCAGCGGCGAGTTCGGGAACCTGATGCTGCAGGTCGTCGCCGGGGCGCAGATCGTCGTCGGTCTCGGCCTGCTGATCGCCTGGATCGCGCTCCCGTCGCTCTCGACGGTCGTCGCCCCGATCGCCGCCCTCGGCTTCCTCGTGATCGGTTTCTTCCTCTTCCTGGTCGTGGCGAACGCCCGGCTCTCCGACCGGTTCCGGACCGAGGAGTTCCGCAACCGGCTCCGGGCGCTCGAAGCCGCCGACGCGCCCCGTCCGGACGGAGCCGCGGACCGGAAACCGGCAGCGGGCGTCGTCGACGACGCCGGGGACGGAACCGAAGCGAGCGACGTCGCCCCCCCGGACGACTCATCGGACGACGACGCTCGGTCGTCACAGACGGGCGGAACCGGAGACGAGGAAGTCGACACGTAG
- the nth gene encoding endonuclease III, whose product MGTPRSDREAQAAEVLDRLYEEYPDSTISLNFSNRLELLVAVVLSAQCTDERVNEVTEELFEKYRSAEDYAEADEEQLAEDIYGITFHNNKAGYLKSIGETLRDEHDGEVPDTMAELTDLSGVGRKTANVVLQHGHDVVEGIVVDTHVQRIARRLGIAEEESPTKIERELMELVPESDWQQFTHLFISHGRAVCTARNPDCEACVLEDVCPSSKLDGDVDLASGEAWG is encoded by the coding sequence ATGGGCACGCCGCGTTCCGATCGCGAAGCACAGGCCGCGGAGGTTCTGGACAGGCTCTACGAGGAGTACCCCGACTCGACCATCTCGCTGAACTTCTCGAACCGGCTGGAACTGCTCGTCGCGGTCGTGCTCTCTGCGCAGTGCACCGACGAGCGAGTCAACGAGGTGACCGAGGAGCTGTTCGAGAAGTACCGGAGCGCCGAGGACTACGCCGAGGCCGACGAGGAGCAACTCGCCGAGGACATCTACGGGATCACGTTCCACAACAACAAGGCCGGCTACCTGAAGTCGATCGGCGAGACGCTTCGCGACGAACACGACGGCGAGGTGCCGGACACGATGGCCGAGCTCACGGACCTCTCGGGGGTCGGCCGCAAGACCGCGAACGTCGTCCTCCAGCACGGCCACGACGTCGTCGAGGGCATCGTCGTCGACACGCACGTCCAGCGGATCGCGCGACGACTCGGCATCGCCGAGGAGGAGTCGCCGACGAAGATCGAACGCGAGCTGATGGAACTCGTGCCCGAATCGGACTGGCAGCAGTTCACGCACCTGTTCATCAGCCACGGCCGGGCGGTGTGCACCGCGCGCAACCCCGACTGCGAGGCGTGCGTGCTCGAAGACGTCTGTCCGTCCTCGAAACTCGACGGCGACGTCGACCTCGCGTCGGGCGAGGCCTGGGGCTGA
- a CDS encoding DUF7346 family protein, with product MQTVRDADGNRFLLVKRSSDSSLVRDPETGAERYLPNERLRFEDDGEPTLSVAASGIPGPVRRVVSAAHDERSLGLLVELADRGPLSVVELLDAYDLCESDLHGLLAEFRAAGLLVEARVHGERGYDATDVTERAVAALRVGGEGETGSK from the coding sequence ATGCAGACCGTCCGCGACGCCGACGGCAACCGGTTCCTCCTCGTGAAGCGCTCGTCGGATTCGAGCCTCGTTCGCGACCCCGAAACCGGCGCGGAGCGCTACCTCCCGAACGAGCGGTTGCGGTTCGAAGACGACGGCGAGCCGACGCTCTCGGTCGCCGCGAGCGGGATTCCCGGCCCGGTTCGTCGGGTCGTCTCCGCCGCACACGACGAGCGATCCCTGGGGCTGCTCGTCGAACTCGCGGACCGCGGACCGCTCTCGGTGGTGGAACTGCTCGACGCGTACGACCTCTGTGAGTCCGATCTGCACGGCCTGCTCGCGGAGTTCCGCGCGGCCGGCCTGCTCGTCGAGGCCAGGGTACACGGCGAGCGTGGGTACGACGCGACTGACGTGACCGAGCGCGCCGTCGCGGCGCTTCGCGTCGGCGGCGAAGGCGAAACCGGTTCGAAGTAG